The DNA window CATTTTCAGCGCCTCGAAATAATTTTTCCATAATTTCCCATGCTTCTTTCGTTGATTCAACATCACTCAGCTTTTCTAAATTATATGGATCAACGTATTGACGAATTATAAAGAAAGATTCATAAttattcttcttcaattctttgtgtGCAGCCTTTTCTTCATCTGTCGCGTCTTCTTCAAGTGGTGTTACTCCTTCTTGCACAatatcccaaagatcttgataaCAAAAAACAATCTTCATTTGCTTGCACCAATTCTTCTAATTTTGACCTTTTCAGAATGGGGAGACTTGCTGAAAAGTTCCCATTCGAATGATTCATTGCCATCATGTTTTTGCTTTccataaaaaatttaaactttCTTAATAAAtgtgaaattttttttctttcttataaatCGTTAGGGAGTAGTATCAAACTATTTTCCCACTAAtataatgaataaaaatattttagtcaTAATATATTACATTACCatttaaataaaacattttttatgtCTATTTGTAGATCATAGGAAAGGACTTGTTTAAGTTGGTGAAGGAAAATCAAGGTTCAAATTTCAACTCTTTTGTGTCTGAAAAATTGACTCTTGTGCCTGGAGACATTTCTCAAGAAGGTTTGAATTTGAAGAAATCCATTCTAGAAGAAGAGATTTGCAATCAAACTGATGTTATAGTTAACTTAGCTGCTACAACTAAATTTGATGAAAGGTACAATAATTTATTGCAACCTTGTGAGAGAGTTAATTTTGCACCAAATTTtcactatttttttattaaatgcagGTACGATGTTGCTTTGGGTATAAACACATTAGGAGTCAAACATGTTTTGAGCTTTGCCAAAAAATGTGTTAATCTAAAGGTGCTTGTACACGTGTCAACAGGTTAGTATATATAGATGCCCAAAAAATGTATCTATACAATAAAGTCAAAGTTGCATAAATATTTAACTTTTGTATTCAAATATGCATGTATCAATAAAGGTCTATTTTAGGTACATTTGTTGCAACAACTTAATTCAGACTACTTATATTTTTgttgaatttaattaatattaaagtgtaaataatagtaacaaaaaaTTTGCATAATGTTGAGTATTTATAATGTTTCTTACATCACAAGTTAGTACATATTTCTTTTAGGTCCATGCAAGTATCTTGTAAACAAAATATCAAAGAATTTTTTTGGTATTACTATAATTTGCAGCTTATGTGTGTGGTGAGAGAGGAGGGCTCATATTAGAGGATCCTCATCCCTTTGGAGTGTCCTTAAATGGAGTGCAAGGACTAGACATTGATATGGAAAAGAAATTGGCGGAAGAGAGACTGAGTCACCTCCAAGCAAAGGGAGCATCAGAACATGATATTGAAGTGGCTATGAAGGACTTGGGTATTGAAAGGTACTCATACGTTCTGGAAGACGGCCCTGATAAATGATAGTGTCTGGTTGCGTAGAATAATAACTTATTATAACTTTTTGAATGATCTTGTAATCTAaactctaaaaaatacaaaaagttgaATATGTTTGATTTTGTATCTTAATGAATTAATTTACCAGAGCAAGTGAATATGGATGGCCAAACACATATGTGTTCACAAAAGCAATGGGAGAAATGCTTGTTGAAACCTATAAAGAAAACATGTCTGTTGTTATTGTTCGTCCCACCATTGTTACTAGCACTTATAGAGAACCTTTTCCTGGTTGGGTTGAAGGCTTAAGGTAAATAATCACCTAATTTAATCATATTctagaagaaaaaaatttaataattttatattaatctATTATAAAGTTACCTAATATTGAGAGTTTTTCTACAGAACCATAGACAGCATAGTTGCTGCTTATGGTAAAGGAAAATTAACAAGCTTCATGGCAGATCTCGACGCAGTTTTTGATGTGGTGAGTCACCGATTTTTTTTCATGTTCTATAAATTGATACATTATTAATGTTGATGTTGAATTTTGAGCAGATACCAGCAGACATGGTGGTGAATGCAATGCTAGTAGCTATGGTGGCTCATGCAAGTCAACCTAGTGGTCATATCATATATCACATAGGTTCCTCCATTAGGAACCCGATTACATATCGCAGTTTCAGAGATTTTAATTATCGATATTTCACTACAAAGCCATGGATAAACAAGGAAGGAAAAGTTGTTAGGGTTGGGAAAATCACTATGTTTAGCAGCATTGCTAGCTTCAAAAGATATATGTTCATACGTTACTTGCTTCCTTTAAAGGTACTTAACTACTTCATATCAACGACACTTACACTGATACGTTGACATCAGTAATAATTTAAAAAGCACAGACAAAGACACACTTTTTATAGATGTGTCAATGTCATTTTTTAGAAGTGTCAGTGTCATagagttattaaataaaaaatgtgcTAACGAAGTTTGTATTTAACAGGGACTAGAGTTGGCGAATTCAATTTTATGCCAATATTTTCATGGAATGTATCATGAACTTAACAGGAAAATCAGTACCGTTATGCGGTTGATTGATCTTTATCTTCCTTACTTGTTCTTCAATGGCATGTGAGTTCATTTATAATTAGCACCTAAATTAAAATATGATACTACATCATGTGTTTCATAATTAACACAAATTGTTTGTTTTGCATACAGATTTGATGATATGAATACAGAAAAGTTGATATTAGCTGCAAAACAAGGAGGTGTAGAAACAAATATGTTTTACTTTGATCCTAAGATAATTGATTGGGATGATTACTTCATGAATATCCATTTTCCTGGTATCTTCAAGTATGCATTCAAGTGATGTGATTGTTATAACATATTTTGTATTGGCAattgttgatttttatttatgTCTTAAATTAAGCTTGTATTTTCattgaattcaaattaaatttgtGCTACTTATTTATTATATGTTGATTTGTAACCGATTATAAAATGTTATATAACTATTGATGGTGTATATGTCAAATGTTAATTTTACCTAGTGGTATGTATTTCATATTTTACTTCTTTACTCTCTTGCAAAAGATTGCTGGTAAACAACGACTACATATAATTTGAATTAAGTTGtacaattatataaatgtatattgCAATTTTAAAGGGTAATTCAAATTAGTGAGTTAGTTGAGTTCCttactataaaaaaattatttagttaagTTACTCGTTGAATAAGTAAGTAATCAATTAAGTTAGTTATGATGAGTGTTGGGTCTCTTTAGTGTTTCAAAATCTAACTTGTGTGTTGTATAAGTAATAATTGtgatcataaatgaaatgtgtgAAGTGTATAACTAATTGAGTCCCAATGTTGTTTTCTATTCTTGTGTGTGATTACTAAGTTCCAACAAGTGTTACCGAGTCTCAAATATTGGAGTTTAAAACTTCAACATTCAAGTatccatttattattttttatcattaagtgaagatgtcaagatcTACGGAGAATGACAAAAGTTATGGTGGTAACTACCCGTTCTTGACTAtaagaatgaaacaaacatattTAGGGGATCTTTGATTTTTAAGATATGATGGAAGTGGTTCATACTGACTTTTCAAGATCTGATTATTGGTGTAACTAATACTCAACATGTAATGTACAATGAATCCAAGAAGGATGTGACTCTAAGGTTGTGTTCTTCTTCCATCAATTGTAGACACACAATATTttagaaaaatgaaaatataaagaAGTTTGAAATATTATTGAAAATGGCCACGCCAATAATGACAAACTCAAGAAAGTTCAACTATTGACCTTAAGAAGACAGTTTGAGCTATTACTCACAAAATCCAACGAGAAGATTGTTGAGTATTTCAATTGTGTCACACGAATTACCAATCAGGAAAAAAGTTATTGTGAAGTTGTGTTTGATCAAACAATTGTAAACAATGTGATGCACACTCTCTCGTCCAAATTCGATTTCAATGTAGTGgaaattgaagaattaaaggACTTGTTAGTCATAAAAATTGAAGAATTGTAATGTTTGTTGGAAGCTCGTAAATAAATAATGTTGGAGAGGATCAAGGAACATGCCATTGAGaaagccctgcaaaattaaacaTCCATGAAAGATGGTGATAAAAATGAAAGGAAAAATACAAGTTCAAGAAAGAAAGGACTCGACAAGAcaactaaaacaaaaatatattgatTAACCTGAATCTTTATTAGTATATTGACTTTTCTAAATACAGACTATAACATGGAATTTATGTCAAAGTCTTGAATCAAGGTAACCTCAACATAGTGTGCTTGTATGTGTATGAACTACTCATAATTAGAAGTGATCACTATGAGATTAAGAATACTAAGTTTGGTATGACAAACCTAGGATGATTTAGGTATTTCATTAGTCTTGAGTTTTTTTAACCTATAAAAGGAATGAAGAATCATCAAAAAGTTACTGACATCCTAAAGAGATTCAAAATTCTGATCATTGCAATTCAACACGCATCTTGATGGAAGCCAGTTTCAAAATCTAGAAACGATGGATAGGGAAAGGAAGTGGACAACATTATACAAGCAAATGGTATAATGCTTAAATGTATGCTTGCAATTCAAGACCGATATATGTTGCATTGTAGGTGTGGTGGGCAGATTTATGCAGGTCCTAAATTGTCACATATGCAAGCAGTAAAGAGAATCACGAGGTACCTCCAAGGTACAATTGATTTTCTGTCTTGTTCTCAAAATACGAAAGGCAAAGAAACAAGTTGGCCGATTTTTGCTACTTAGGTTGGGATAAAAAAGAAGTGCAATGAGATATGTGTTCAAGCTATTCAATTCTCCAATCTCACAATGTTCCAAGAAGCCAATTGTTATGATCATATCATCATGTGAAGTTGAATACATCTCAACCTATAATGTAGTATGCCAATGTGTTTAGTTGCGATCTTATCTTGGTGAAATGAAGATTGCATGAAAAAAGAGGTGGAACTCATCGTGGAAAACAAGTCAACATTTCTAAAAATACCATATCTCATTGGAGAACCAAGCATATAGAAACCAAATtcgattttcaaaatattataacaagataaaatatatttgaaaaatttatgtaagtttTCCAAAACTTTCCTGCAATACAAATtttgtgttatgaataaaaaaacCCTCCAAAATCATTCCAACCAAAATTCTTCAACTAAATAGTTTTATTTAATCATCACAAATAGATAAAATTGAAGGAAATCGTACATAAAAATGGGGGAGCACAGACTCTGGCCCGATGAAATCAAAAAGCGAATAACCCAAAAGTATTATAGTGAAAATTCAATTTCAAAGGAGGAgaaaagtaaaattataaaaaatatataaattcaaaGATACATAACCACGCATCATGTGCGCAATCCAACGAACTTGCGTACAAAAGCGTTAccaaattgcaaaaaaaaaatatatatgcaaATTGACGAGAATTGAACCTAAATTTTAAGAATGGTGAATAAACTCAACCACCAACACGATAACGAATTCCTTAACCAACTACTTGTTGGAATTGCCCCAAAATTCATGGAGAATTCccaatcaatcttgatgaacaagaatcAATCAACTGATTGAATTCCCTCTTGTTCTTCACTCTTCATTTTTAACTCGAGTGAATCAAGCAACCTTGATTGCAAGATGATTCTTGCTGCACAATAataatggaggaagaagaaagaaaatataattgGAAAGAACAAGATTAGGGTTTGAACAAAATAGGGAAAAATGAAtatctgcagagtttctctctgctcaCAAACTGTGAATATTCTTTGTAACTGCAATGTTCAAGTGATTACAATAATAGGGGTTACTCTCTATTTATAGTTGAGCTTGCTTTCTCTGTAAGCTAATCCCAAAATACCTAATTCTATTAACTAAAAAACTAGGCCTAAGTCGAAATTTTGTCAAGACAACTCCTTCGACAACTCGGCACACACAAATTCGTCATAGACACAATAAGCTATTTCGACACGATCTTGTTTATGTCGAGCAACTTTATTCGATACAAGGAATTACAATCTCatcacaccacctaattcattgtgtctaagctatctacattcatcatagctcttaatTTCTTGAACACTTCGACTTGCACTCCTTTTGTCGTGATGTCTACAATCTAATTTTTATTTCTAAAGTGTTCCAAGTTCAACTTCTCATTTGCTACCTGATCTCAAAGATAACGGAACCTCACTTCAATGTGCTTTCTTCGTCCATGTGCTATCGGATTCTTCGTCATATTGATAGCTGACATGGtatcgatcttcatggtaattacTCCATGATCCTTCGTTGTAATCTCTTCGACCagattcaccatccatgttgcttgacatgcacaaagagaagcaacTATATACTCTACTTCACACGACGATAGTGCCACTATTGGTTCTTTTTTTAAGTTCTAAGCAACTGATGCatcacctagcataaacacataaccaacTATGGATTTTATCCTCAAgatcactacaccaacttgagtcggtgtaacccactagCTTGTATTCCTTTCCTTCATCAGATGtaggaaataaaatgaaatagtcgagagttcctttgaGATATCTTAGTATCCTCTTCATCGCTGCTAGATATGATATTGTTGGCCTCTACATGAATCTACTCACCATACCTACATTGTATGCTAGATCAGACCTCGTGTGACATAGGTATCATAATGacctaaaaaatattttgtactATGTTGGGTTGATATCATATTCATTTGAGTCTTTTGATAGTTTCAGTCCAATCCTATTACTTAAGCTCATATATGATCACGTCCATGttgatcactacttgcttgtttactgagtcgaacaacttgtatccaTCAGTCAAATGATATCATATTAGGGTCATTTGACTTGACTTGTCATCAatttttcttctcaactgatctaGAACATGTCTATGGGTTATAGATCCAAATACTTCCAAATGACTCAAGCTAGGTTTGACACCAAAATAACATTCTTCTGGTgtgattccttctagcttctttgtcGCACATCTGTTCAAATTGTATGTTGCAATCGACATATCTTCACCCCCAAAGTTCCTAAGGTAAATAATTGCCTTTTAACATACTTCTCATCATGTTCATGATtgttcgattcttcctttctgctgtggagtgtagggtgacACCACCTCATGAACAATCctttctttctcacataacatgtcgaatTCTTTCGACACATATTGTCCACCACCATCATTCCTCGGAATCTTAAGCCTTCAACCACTTTTTCTTTCGACCTTAGATTTAAACTTggcaaatacctcgatcacttcacttttcttcttgatcaggtaagtccatagttttcaACTAAAATCATTTACGAATGTGACAAAGTATATGTTACCTCTAGTTGAATCCACCTGGATATGATTATATACGTCAGAGTATATGACTTCAGGATTGCCTTTGACTTGCTTATTGCATCCTTGTTGAAGTTGTTCTTGTGTTGTTTCACCTGCAGACATTCTTCACACACTTCGTTTGGAATGTTGATTTCTGGTAATCTCGaaaccatattttttttattttcaaatctatGATGTCTTTAAAGTTTAAATGGCCCAGTCTATAGTTCCATATCCATTCATCCATGCTAGCTATAATTGTAAAGTACTTGTGCTCCATCACATTAGTttaatcttgaaggttctattctgaGACATAGgtgccttcaagattaaccttccacttgagtcgacaactctcatcatcttgtttCTTATTAACACTTTATAATTATTTTCGACTAACTTCCCTATACTTACCAGATTACTTTTCATGCCTGGTATATACAatacattggaaattactgacattttgccatctttcctcataatcataacatcaccaataccttcatcTTCCAGAATATTGtgatttgcaaatttcaccatgttcttcatcgagggctttatgttgacaaaccaatctttcctaCCATACATGTATGATAAGCATACTGAGTtaaagtaccattggtccttgaatctCTCTTCATCTCTTATTGCGACCATCAgcatcatctcttcttcttcttcttcttcatgttttataaaccttgcatcactttcttgattcttttgtttttatGTAAAATCACTAGAGTATTGACCATACTTCTAACAattgaaacattgaatgtgatTTTTGTCAAGTTTTTGACCACCACCTCTTTAGTTGTTTTGGTATGATGGTATTCTCGGGTTCGACGCATTTCCTTCTTGTTGGTTTCCTCGACCGGCCGAATTTTTGTAGCCTCCTCTACCTTTGTTGTCGAACcacttttcttttcctttattttctctTGATAATTGCGCTTGCAGAGCCACGTCACTCTTCGACTTGCCTGCAtctctttcagccattctttattcatgagattcaagcgtcccttgaagctcttccttTGTCAATGTCGACAAATATttgactcttctatggctaccaccacGTGGTTGAAATTTGGAGCCAATGATCTCAAGATCTTTGCAACAATTGATATTGGTATCAATGTTTCTCCACACACCTTGATTTGAGTCACTAATTttgtaaccctagtgaagaaatcagatatgctttcactttcttccatctgaagcaattcatacattcttttgtgagtttgtaaccttgcCTCCTTCACATTTTCTACATAATTTTTCCATAATCTCCCATGCTTCTTTCGTTGATTCAACATCACTCAGCTTTTCTAAATTATCTGGATCAAcgcattgatgaattataaaaaaagacttataattcttcttcttcaattatttgTGTGCATCCTTTTCTTCATCTCTCGCGTCTTCTTCAAGCGGTGTTATTCCTTCTtgcacaagatcccaaagatcttaaTAACAAAAAACAAtcttcatctgcttgcaccaattaTGATAATTTTGACCTTTCAGAATGGGGAGACTCGCCAAAAAAATGCCCATTCGAATGATTCATTGCCATCGTGTTTTTGCTTTCCATGAATCGCTCAGCTAgtgctctagataccagatgttggaattacCCCCAAAATCTATGGAGAATTCCAAATCAATCTTGTTGAACAAGAATCAATCAGCCGATTGAATTCCCTCTTGTTCTTCACTCTTCACTCGAGTGAATAAACCAACATTGATTGCAAGATGATTCTTGCTGCACAATAATaatggaagaaaaagaaagaaaatataattgAGAAGGAGATTAGAGTTTGAATAAAATaggggaagaagatgaatatcTGTAGAGTCACAAACTGTGAATATTCTTTGCAACTACAATGTTCAAGTGATTAAAATAATAGGGGTTATTCCCTATTTATAGTTGAGTTTGCTTGCTTCCTAAGCAAAGCCCAAAATACAAAAGCCCGAAATACCTAATTTTCTTAACTACTAAACTAGGCATAAGTCAAAATCCTGTCGAGGCAACTCCTTTGACACAAGAAATTACAATCTCAACACAACTTACTGCAAGTTGCAGCAAGCAATCACAACCATTTCTGGCCAATAAGACTAAGACATTGAAGCAAGGGATGAGGAAGACACTAATTGCCAAAATAgcaccaaaacaacaaccaaattGTATAATCAGTTTAAAAAAACAGAGAGTTCAATATCAATGAATTTGAAAAGACACATAATAGATTTGGAAAATTCGATAATTggaaaaccaacaaaaaaaaaacccagACCCGACATTATGAGAAAGAAGAATGTTGAAACCAATAGAACTTAATGCTATTGTATTTTATCATATTTGATCATTTGTTGAAGAGTTTAATGAACATGCACGATTTACACTATagtcaaataaaaatcaataatatttcatgtcatcaaaataattaaaaaatataaatataattggcAGAAAACACGTCGGTAATTTTACACTTGCGTGTGTTTattgaataatttaaattttagataTATTTTGATTTAGGATAATAAATAAGCTTTTCCTAATAAACTATACTTAAACCCAAAAGAAAAGAGTATGATAGAAGAATAACAAAAGAAATTCATTTTCAAATTCATTTCATTTGTACGCGTTTTTCCTTTCGCGCTCATTGCTGTTATCGTAGAAACGGAAAACACTCTCTTCCTCGCAGCTGACCTCTCTCGCAAGTAGCTTCCACCATTCCCATCAAGCTCCGTCTTCGTCTTTTCACTGTCGTTGTTGTTCTTCTCACTCTGTCACGGTACCATTCTTCTCTATCTTTCCTCTTCATTCTACAAACGCcattca is part of the Vicia villosa cultivar HV-30 ecotype Madison, WI linkage group LG2, Vvil1.0, whole genome shotgun sequence genome and encodes:
- the LOC131651060 gene encoding fatty acyl-CoA reductase 3-like, whose translation is MSTNILTLLWLPPCGRTLKPMILRSLQQLILIIGKDLFKLVKENQGSNFNSFVSEKLTLVPGDISQEGLNLKKSILEEEICNQTDVIVNLAATTKFDERYDVALGINTLGVKHVLSFAKKCVNLKVLVHVSTAYVCGERGGLILEDPHPFGVSLNGVQGLDIDMEKKLAEERLSHLQAKGASEHDIEVAMKDLGIERASEYGWPNTYVFTKAMGEMLVETYKENMSVVIVRPTIVTSTYREPFPGWVEGLRTIDSIVAAYGKGKLTSFMADLDAVFDVIPADMVVNAMLVAMVAHASQPSGHIIYHIGSSIRNPITYRSFRDFNYRYFTTKPWINKEGKVVRVGKITMFSSIASFKRYMFIRYLLPLKGLELANSILCQYFHGMYHELNRKISTVMRLIDLYLPYLFFNGIFDDMNTEKLILAAKQGGVETNMFYFDPKIIDWDDYFMNIHFPGIFKYAFK